From the genome of Salvia splendens isolate huo1 chromosome 7, SspV2, whole genome shotgun sequence:
TTCAAGCTCCTTACGTGACGCTTTCAATTTATGCGCGCATTCTGGATTGCCCTGTTAGTGTGTTCATCTTCTTGTTTTgttgtttgatttgatttgtcgCTGCAATCAATATTAGCCCCAATTGAAAATTTAGCGTGGGTTTGATCAGAATTTATGAACTAATTTGATTTCCCCCAATTTGATGAAGCCCTAGCAACTTCGATTATTATTGATTTTCAGCCAATTTTGACTTTGTCAGTTGTATGAAGCTGATAATAGCCTATATCTTTGCGACGATTGCAATCTGAATGTGTTTTATGCATGCGATCACTTGTAAGAAATTTAATGCTGTAAAATTGCTTTAGCTTGTTTGGTGTGGGAACTGAAATTCTGGATAAAAGAACTCGATTTTTTTGTGATGCTGCTTAGATTAACTAAGAAATTAAACCTAATGCTGTTTGTTTCATCCTGTTCATTTTATGTGTCTTTGCACTCTGTATGTGTTTGTGCTTGTAATCATTCTTCTGGAAAATGCATAGtaaaaaatgtgtttttttgtgcATGATTTGGGTTATTGATGACCTTAGTTTTCTTGAAGAGCTTgctttttggaaattttggggTGTCCTTTCTCTCTCAGGAGCCCCTTGTTGTTTTGGGGTGTCATTTTCACAATCAAGTGATCTTGCAGCTCCGACTGCTCCGTTAACTGTTTTTACTGTGTATCTCTTCTATACAGGTGCTGAAGAGTTAGTTTatgaatttatgtatatgtattatttaataagaaaagaaatgagacttctTAGCAAACAAATTAACTATCAGTTTATCTGTACTTTTGAATGTTTATATGATGATCTATGTTTGATTGGTAATGCCTTCAAGCTTGCACATTCTTTTAAGTATTTTCAGAATCTTCATCCACTCGCTTCTCTTACTCATCCTTTTTCTCACACTATTGGGATTTGCTTTACAGGTATTCGTGTCTGGCTTGGAATTGTGTGGTTTGAACGTTACTTGATTAATCTTTGTTTGATTCCCTTGTTGTGGTCTTTGGCTCTAGTTGGGGATAGAATTTCATGCTACAAAGCACATATTTATTGGTCTAAGATAAATATGAATTTACAGACACACCATACAGGGCAGATCTCAGGCCAGATACCCAACCAAGCTGGTACTATGTTGCCTGGGCTACCACAGCAAAATGGGAACCTTATGCTCAGCCAAATGCAGAATTCTAATTTTCATAGAAATGTTCCCAATATGGATCCAGAAACTATTAAAAGACGCAAATACATGCAAGAAAAAATGTAAGGATATTGTTCATCAAGTAAATAGCAAATTTCCGTGGATATATATGTTCAGTTACATCTTTTATAATTCTTATGATGTGTTTACTTGTATTTGATTTCTTGAAAATACAATACATGCAACTGACTGCTTGGAGGACCATCAAGCATCAACAAGTTGAAGTGTGTTTTGCATAGTATGCTTAGTTTGTCAGACATTTGATTCTTACATGGATTACGAAAATAGAGCTGTTCTATTTCTTGATTTGATGATTAGATTCAAATTGAATCATTCAATGACTTTTGATCCTGATAGTGATATGTGGATCAGTAAAAGTCATCGTTCTTGAAAGTTATTTAGGAAGCTTTGCTAGGCAGCAGATATTTGTTGCTTTATCTGTCTCAATAATTTCTGGCCGAGTTTAATTTTCTgcttatattttacatttaatatgACACCTGCCAATTGGGTTGGTTGATAGCATTGTTACATCCACCAGCTCTAAAAATTTGTGGCATCACGTGACATCAATGAAATGATATGCTTTTGCTTATCTGCTATTCTGGTTGGATTATTTCTACTTGTGCTATTTTTTGGGTTTCTGGGTTTTGTGTAGGAATAGGTGAAAGTTAATTCTAAGTTCTGAAAAAATGCTATAAGAATTGCTTGCTTGATAAATGATGCTAAAAGTTTAGTCTCTTTGTTCTGCAGCTGGAATTTTCTAATGCAGCGGCGACAGCAATCTCCTGAGGTTCCCAACAGGAGAATGGTTGATTTAGTGAAACGTCTAGAAGATGGTTTATTCAGAAATGCCATGACAATGGTGTGTTACTTTTTATTCCACTTCATCATGCAATCATCCTCCTTGTGTAGCTAATCTTTTTGTGCAGAACATTGTATATAAATTTTCATGTTGACATTAtagttatatataaatttttaagaACCTTAAATATGTATTTGTATGTGTGTTGGAAAATTGTTAGCATAGCTACTTATATGATTGGTTACTTTTCATAAGTCCTTCTGCATTTCTATATCTTATTATGTCATCTATGTCAGGAGGAGTACCTAAACCTGGACACTTTGGAAAGGCGTTTGCTTATTCTGATTAAGCGCTTCCCTACAAGTAATCGCAATCAGCAATTGTCACAAGCCAATTCTTCCCCTTCCGTCGGTACAATGATACCCACACCCGGGTTTCAACAAACTGGGAACTCAAGCTTCGCTGGAACTTCATTAGTGGATAATTCTTTTGTGAACAGTAGTTCCAACTCAATTGCATCGTCCACCGTTAATCCGGGAAGCTTTTTTCCAACTCAAAATGGGTCTTCTGGAATTGTGCATGGTAGCTCATTTAGTTCATCAGATGTTTATTAGCTTTTTCATCCACATAGGACATCTGGTTGTCTTTTCACTCATCTAAAGGAATAATTTTCTGCAGGAGCTTTGACTGGTGGATATCAGCAGTCATCTAATGCTTTCATGGTCAATCATGGGGGAAATAACATGATGATGTCCATGGGTGCGCAAAGAATGACAAGTCAAATGATCCCAACTACTGGAATTAATAACTCCAATTCTAATAATATGATTGCTAACACTAGCAATAACAAGTCATTGAAAATTGAATCATCAGATGTTGGAGCACATTCTGATGTTGACTCTACAACTGCATCACAGCCTACTTTGCAAAAGCAGCATGTTGGTAGTCAAAATTCTCGTGTTTTACACAATATTGGGGGGCAAATGGGTAGTGGAGGCAGTTCTATGTTGCAGCAGAAAAACTTTGGAATAACTCATGGGCCCCTAAGTGGAGGGTTTGGAATGATGGGAAAGAATATGCCTGTCATGAATAGCCCTGGAACCACTGAGGGACATTTATCTGGAACTATACGTGGAAATTCCACCAAGCCCTTGTCTCAGCATCTTGACCAGCTTCAACAAAGACCAGTAACACAAGGTACTTTATTCGATCTACACCACTATAGCCATGCTTATGTGTCTGTACGTGTTTTCCCATATCCTTAATGTAATGAGAGTTAGTTGAGGATTCCCCTGAAACTTCTTGTTTGTATTCCTTTTGACACTATTCTGTTTGACAGGTGATGCCTACGGAATTGGTGCTACTGGGTCTGGAAACATGTACATTCCTGCAACAACTGTTGGGTCCACGATCAGCAACCCGAGCTTGAATTCCATATCCATGCAATCAATGCACACGGCAGATTCTCATTTGATGACCAATAACCAGTCAAATGTATGTTCTTCTCAACAGGCAACTGTGGATCCTCACTCAATAGATCAATCACAAAAGGTGAATTTTCAATCTCAGTACCCAGTGAAAGAAAATCTTGTGCAACCTCACCAACAGCAGCTGCTTCAACAGCCATCCCAGCAGTTTCAGCAGCAAAAACCTTCTCAGAATCAATTGCAACAAAAAAGGCAAATGCCGAACCAGTATTTGATGAGAAATGATTCTTTCGGTCAGTCCCATCTATCGCCCAGTATAATATTTGAGGTGAAGCAGGAGATTGGAACAGAGCATTATAATGAAGATATACAGTCAAAAGTCACCCACTCCTTCCATTCTGATATGCAGAACCAGTTCCAGTCAAATTCTGTAGACAGCCATCCAGGAGCTGCTCAGCCTTTTTCTCATTCATCTGTGCCGCATGATGCCCCATCCTTGCATCCGCTGCAATTTGTGTGTAAAACTAGTGATTTTACTAGTCCTTGTGGTGGTGTTCAACCAGATGCAGCTTTGGGCAGTCAGCGGTATTCTAAGCCTCCAGATGTGGATGCATCAGGAAGACTCCCAATTGATCAGACtattcaaaatgaaaaatatcagAGAGTAATGAGGCAAGATGGAGCTCAACTAAATAATTTATCCTCAGAAGAATCTGTTATTGACCACTCTGTAAATTCTAGATCAACAGAACCGGTGAACACAAGTGACCCAGCATCTCAAACTTATAGCGTTATTCGCGAAAAACAGTTCAAGAACCAACAGAGGTGGCTGTTGTTTTTGCGGCATGCTCGTCGATGTCATTTCCTAGAAGGTAAATGCCCAGAGCCTAACTGCTTAACTGCTCAGAAGCTGTTGAAGCATATTGGAAGTTGCAACAATTTCGATTGTTCATACCCTCGTTGCCGTGTTACATGGGATTTAGTCAATCATCATAGGCGCTGTCAGGATACAAATTGCCCTGTATGTATCCCTGTTAAGAATTTTATGCAGACTCACTTCAAGGCATTTGCTCGTTCTAATTTGAGGTCTGGGTTGCCTACGGTAGTCAATGAATCTTCAAATGCCCATGATATTGCTGGAACTTTGGGAAGGTCTACTCCAAAGATGGACCCAGTGATGGCTGAAACTCCTGAAGATCTACAACCTCCTATTAAACGCGTGAAAGTCGAGCAAAGCTTGCAGTCTCTTGTCACTGTAAGTGATGGTCATATCCATGATGTACAGCATAGTGAAAAGGATCACGATTACCATATTCCAGTAAAACCTGAAATTAGTGATCTGAAAGTAGTGGAGAAAGCTCCTGTAAACGTTGCACAGGAATGTCCCAATATTGGGATAACAAAGGATAACGTGGATGATGCCTACATACAAACTCTGAAAGGTGATGGTGCCACACTTAGAGATTCTGTTGGATGTGGTGCTCAGCAGCCCATGAAGACAGAAAAGGATACAATGCAAGCTAAGCTGGAAAACACTTCATTACCTCCTGAGGGTTCATCCAAGTCCGGGAAGCCAAAAATAAAGGGAGTATCAATGATTGAATTATTCACCCCTGAAATGGTCCGCCAACATATTATGGGTCTCCGGCAGTGGGTAGGACAGGTCAGCCTTGTTCATTTTCTCAATGATGCTTACTGTATTTCTTTTGAAGGCTTGCCCAGTGTTACTTTTAGACATTTGAAAAATCTTATGAAATTTCATCACTATTGTAATCTTTAAATTTGCTTTCAGTTATCTAATCACACAGTTAGGAAATCATTTGTGTTCTTTTGCTTTAGTTTGTTGTATTTGATATAGACTAAGATTACTTCAGTGACCTGACTTTGTTGCTCTGAGACTTTGATGATTTCTTAGCCTTGGCAAGCTTGCAAAGATACCTTAAACAGCTGGAGGCAACTTTATCTGTTTGCTCGCCTTTTTGTTAATAACAATGCTTGGCTTTTTTGATAACTATTCTAGATGGGGATCCTTAAATTCATTCTTCAATATTAAAGTTGATTTGTTATGAGGCCATCcttttttgatttgtttttcttcttaGATATTTCTTTGCTTCATATCCCATGTTTGTATTTGGAAGAGGGATGGGATAAAAACTTGTCATTTTGCTGGATTAGATCTCACACAGTTATGCCTTCACCTTCCTTCCTAATGAACTCTTCAAATGTGTCATTCACCTTCCTCTATGAAATTTGTAATTACTCTTTTTGATTCGCAGAGCAAAGCaaaggcagaaagaaatcaggCAATGGAGCATTCAATGAGTGAAAATTCTTGTCAGCTCTGTGCAGTTGAGAGGCTTAGCTTTGAACCTCCTCCTGTGTATTGTACTCTCTGTAGTATTCGCATTAAAAGAAATGGAATGTATTACTCCTTCGGGTCTGGGGAAACCCGTTATTGCTTCTGCAATCACTGCTATAACAGTTCACATGGAGACACCATTGCAGTAGATGGCACGACTATTCCAAAGGGAAGGgtggagaaaaagaaaaatgacgaGGAAACTGAAGAATGGGTAATGCCTTTTTTACTTTCGGTGTTGTTCTATTTTGATACgtaagaatattagtattctgtcccacatcggtaatgtgacatagcctagcttagtctcttgtactatatatatgtggcctgtgttgagtaataaaatacaccaaatacactactacattctctactatgtctatttacttttcagcttatatctatattttactgttctacatACACTAAGTATTTGTTTCTTGCAGTGGGTTCAATGTGACAAGTGTGAAGCTTGGCAGCATCAAATCTGCGCATTGTTTAATGGTAGAAGGAATAATGGTGGAGAAGCGGAGTATACTTGTCCAAATTGTTATATGGCAGAAGTTGAAATGGGAGAACGTGCACCATTGCCACAGAGTGCTGTTCTCGGTGCAAAAGATTTGCCTAGATCACAGCTAAGCGATCACTTGGAGCAGCGTTTAATTGTAGAATTGAAGCGAGAGAGGCTGGACAGAGCTAGGCATCAAGGCAAAAGTTATGATGAGGTGATTAGCTTTTACTTTTGTGCAGCGTGGGATGTATTgtttgctctctctctctctctcacacacaaatATATTATCAAGAATGTGGTTTATATTGCGAAGTGGTTTCTGCATTTATTAGCTTTTTGTTGAGTGCTCACTGTCTGTGTCACAATTAAAGCCCCTGGAATTATTTAAAGTAAATCTGTGAACTTTGGCTAAATTGTCCAGGTCCCAGGAGCAGAAGAGCTTGTTGTAAGAGTGGTATCATCAGTGGACAAAAAGTTGGATGTCAAGCCTCGCTTCCTGGAGATTTTTCAAGAGGAAAACTATCCAACAGAGTATCCTTATAAATCTAAGGTCATCCTTACtgcttttaattttttctatataaGCTCTATCAAAATATTGTCAGTATGAATCTAATCTAACCTCTGTGCTTATAGAAGTCAAATGATATTGAACACTACGAGTTGCATTAAGCAATTCAATGATAAAAATGGATATGAAGATGATCTATATGTTAACCTTATAATGAGTGGAAATattcaatgatttttttttgccaTTATGTGAGACTCGGAACTTATAGTGGCGAAATCTGGTGGTTgctattttttcctttttttgggtGGGGAGAGCAGATTGAGATGTAAGTGGAGATTTGTTTCTTGATATGCGTCCTTACTTAGTGCCTTGTTTGTTTGCAAATAGTGGAAGCCAAGTTAAGCAAGGTGTTTCAATTGCTATTGCAAATTTGCTGCTCCATCAATTTGCTGTAACTGTATTTTATATGCTACAGGCGGTACTGTTATTTCAGAGAATTGAGGGAGTTGAAGTATGCTTGTTTGGCATGTATGTTCAAGAATTTGGATCTGAATGCCAGCAGCCCAACAATCGAAGAGTCTACATCTCTTACCTGGACTCTGTTAAGTATTTTAGACCAGAAGTCAAAACAGTCTCAGGAGAGGCTCTAAGGACATTTGTGTACCATGAAATTTTGGCAAGTTATCATAATATTCTATTTCCCTTACAGTTGATGGATTTACAAAAAGAATGTTACGATTGTATTCTTAGTATTTGATATATATTTCTAATTCAGATTGGATATCTGGACTACTGCAAAATGCGTGGTTTTACAAGCTGCTACATCTGGGCATGCCCTCCCCTGAAGGGTGAGGACTACATTTTGTATTGTCACCCAGAAATTCAAAAGACGCCCAAATCTGATAAACTTCGAGAGTGGTAGGTACCATTACTTTCTAAATGTGAGCGCTAATGCACAGCAGTGTTTCACCGTTCTCTCTTTCAGGTACTTGGCCATGCTACGAAAAGCCACAAGGGAAAACATTGTCGTGGAGCTTACTAATATGTATGAACATTTCTTTGTTTCAACTGGTGAATGTAAAGCAAAGGTAACTGCATCTCGGTTGCCATACTTTGATGGAGATTATTGGCCTGGTGCTGCGGAGGACTTCATCTATCAATTTCAACAAGAAGAAGATGGGAGAAAACATTCTAAGAAGGGAGCTTTGAAAAAGAGCATCACAAAAAGAGCTTTAAGGGCATCTGGACAAACTGATCTTTCTAGCAATGCATTAAAGGATCTGATGTTAATGCATAAGGTAAGATCTTTGTCATAATTTTGCTTTGACTGTTTCCTTTTTGTACTTACAACAAGACTGAGCAATTACTGCTTCTATTTTCTTTTAGTGTTACTAAAAGAACTTCTTTGTTTCCCTAGCTTGGTGACTCCATAACTCAATGTAAGGAGGATTTCATCATGGTTCACTTACAGCATTCATGTTCTCATTGCTGCATCCTAATCTTTTCTGGAAAGCGGTGGGTCTGCAAGCAGTGCAAAAAGTTTCATCTTTGTGACAAGTAAGGATTCTATTCACTTCCTGCCTCAGTTCTCACAAATCTTCTTGTGATTCCATTTCCAAGCTATGGTATTTACTCTTTAATATCCTTGAGATAGGTCTCACCAATTAGATACTTGCGTTTGCTAcataatcattgttgacataccAACCTATATTGGCAAATTTGATAGAGTTATCCAATTTTTTGTCCGTTGCATCCTGGAATTCCATCATGATGCATGTTATATCTGTAGAGCATTGTAGTAATCCCCTCTTTTCTATTCTTATAGGTGCTATGATGCTGAGCGGAAACGTGATGATAGGGAGAGGCATCCTGTAAACTACAAGGATGTCCACGCACTTTATCCTGTACGTCTGTAGGATCAAAATTTGTGCCTTAAGAATTTTTCTGATTAAATGAATTTAAGCTTAGCATTTGGACTAAGAAATTTACGAATCTGCAGGTTGACGTTGCTGAAGTCCCCGATGATACTAAAGATAATGAGAATCTTGAAAGTGAGTTTTTTGACACAAGGCAAGCATTTCTCAGTCTTTGTCAAGGAAACTATTATCAGTATGATACTCTTCGCCGAGCTAAGCATTCTTCTATGATGGTCTTGTATCATCTGCACAATCCGACTGCCCCTGCTTTTGTCATAACATGCACAAAATGCAACCTTGATATTGAGAGTGGGCAAGGTTGGCGCTGTGAGACATGCCCCGAATATGATATATGCAATGCTTGCTATCAGAAGGATGGAGGAAAGGATCATCCTCATAAATTAACTAAAAATCAGTCCATCGACCCCAATGCACAAAACAAAGAAGCCAAGCAATTACGACTCTCACAGGTAAATTTATCACATACAATGCACCACCCACCGCTGTTGTATTCTAGTGCCTGGCTCGTGACATGGATTTCTTGGACTTGCTTTGCAGGTGAGGAAAATGCTCGATCTCCTGGTGCACGCTTCTCAGTGCCGGTCAACCCTTTGCCGGTATCCAAACTGTCGCAAGGTCAAGGGACTTTTCCGGCATGGCATCCTGTGCAAAAGGCGCGCGGCAGGCGGCTGTCATATGTGTACTAAAATGTGGCAGCTTCTCCAGCTTCACGCCCGAGCATGCAAAGAATCTGACTGCAATGTACCACGTTGCAGGTTTGTTCACAAAACTCCTCGTATCAACATTATACTCCTCTCTCTTGTCATCATAAACACACGCATATGAATCCTCTCATGCTCAATGCAGGGACTTGAGGGAACACCTGAGAAGGCTGCAGCACCAAGCAGATTCACGACGAAGGGCTGCTGTAATGGAAATGATGAGGCAACGTGCAGCAGAGGTCGCAGGCAGTTCTTGATCACCCAAGCTGTATATAGCAATAGCGAGCCAGAAAATTCGCGAAACTAAATCTCTTTTTTTCGTCTCTGCTGCAAAGGAAACCCACAGGAGTTCAGGTTCACCTGTCAACGATATTTTTCATTCATACGTCGTCGTATGATCTAGTTTCTAGTATAATTTAGATGGGAAAAAGGGTGTACAGAAATCAGTCATGAttctttgtattttgtttaCTTAGCATTTCTCCCCTGTCATCATTCGATGGCCGAGTGTATCATAACTTTTACTTGCTTAGTTTTAATGGAGAAGCACATTTTTCCGTACGTTTTCATCTTTACTAGTACAAATAATGAAGTTGAATCaacaataataatttcatttaagaATCTAAAAGAAGATTAATTTTCAAAATGAAttctatatatgtatgtatatatacatatcatGATACAAACCTcgtactactactttatttgtTGTGTGTTGGGAGGAGTACTTCTTAGCTTACCACTTAAGTAAATTAGGAAGCAAAACAAATGTGAATTTCactacttttcttttttgtataaatttttGCTTCTGTTGGGAGCAAGCACATGTTCTTCACAAACTAATCCATTTAAATTGCCCCCACATACACAAATTGTATTCACACACAATTCTCAATCTCAAAGATGAATCCAAGAACTATTTCTCTCATCAATCTCTACATTTTAGCCATTTCCACACCATTAGCCTTCACCAATTGCATATCAAGCTATGGTAACACTTCTTTCCCACTATAGACGGAACTAGAAAATATTCTGAGAGTTCTGTTTTCTCAAAATTTGTCTTTTTCCATCAATGCACACACACATATAGAGGAAGAAAATGTTATGTTACATGCCTTATCTCAAAATTAACTAATTGTCTTCGATTTTTAAATTAACGATGTTAATAATGATTTTAATGTCgtttctatttatatatatctatttttttttctaaattcaaTTTAACTAATATTTCAATCGATATTTTTTTCTAGATCCGCAAAGCATAGATGCCTCAATCAAGAATGCAGCTACAACACAAAGTGCTCAACTCCAACCTACTTCACCATATCAAACTCCTCAAAACTACCCTCCATTGTGCTCGTATCCACCGCCGTCATCGTCGTCGTCGACCACCCTCCCGCCACCCGTGCGGCCCCCAACTCCGCCGTCCCTAACACCTCCGTCGCCCTCCGCGAAACCCGGCCACGGGGCGTGGTGCGTGGCGAAGCCCTCGGTGCCCGTCCCGACGATCCAGCAGGCGTTGGACTACGCCTGCGGGTCGGGGGCGGACTGCAGGCCGACGCAGCCAGGCGGCGCGTGCTCCCAACCGGACACCGTGGTTGCGCATGCTTCATTTGCTTTCAATAGTTATTGGCAAAAGACTAAATCTAGTGGTGGAACTTGTGACTTTGGAGGCTCGGCTATGATTGTCAATGTTGATCCaagtaagttttttttttcttaattttaaataatgtcGAAATTAAACAACACAATATTTGCTACCGTTTGCAATTTGGTTATACAATATATATCAcaatcaataattttttttctatttttcatccgtccacaaaaattAATTGCTTTAATTCCTATTTTTTTCATCttaaactaaaaacatttcaattatttacctatggtattttattaattttatgttaaaactcgtgtcatgtACTATCAAGATTAATTAGTAATAGACGGAGAGAATAgttattaaaatatgttaattacgATATGCTTAATATAGTGATAAGGTATATAGTAGGAATCTCAATCtcaaaacaaattgaaaaaaggaaagaaagatAAGAGGTAAACGATGCTTAAACACATGTataaagaataaataaagaATTTTATGCTTTGTGTGTGAGTTAAAGTTACATATAAACgatcatattttaattaatctaCTAAGCATTAAGGTACCTAAAATTTTATTTGGGATACATTTTAGAGCATTTCGAAATTTAGATACCAAAGTatcaaaattgattaaatagCATACAGTAAATATTAATGATAATGTAgaatatatatttgatttttcaGCCTATCTATAAATAGAAACATAAATTATTGTATAAACTGGGCtaccaattaaaaaaatagaaggCCCAATAAGAGTGAATCCAatttgggcccaatatgaattTACTTTGGGTCCCAATAGGATTGATTGCCAAATCATCTTTTACAAACTGCAGCTGGATGAGTTATTAAGAGTGCGTTGGATGAGCCCAATATCATAATAAATTAACCTtttcatataaaattataaaattgtcAGAAGCAAATGTTAAATCCCATGCAATAAAAAAGTTCGAGTCGAAAAGGTTTATCATAGTTAAAATAAGTAAATTCAGCTCTCGATGATGAAAATTTCACATTTTGTGCAGGTTATGATCAGTGCCATTTCCTCTCCACCTGAAGTCCCAAGGCACAATAAAAGAATTATATTGTTGTATGCAATTAAAGAAATGCACATTTGATTAAGCTCTACAATAATTTGTAGTTTAGGTACAAGGATTTATGTTTTTTCTAGttttataatactccatatctTTTCCCAAAAAGCTCTATGCTActccataattttatttatttgaatcgAATTATATGTTAATAAGTGTTTTATATCGTTATATAAAAATCCACAATTACTCCATCCGTGagctccgtccgccattagtaGTCCCATTTAtgggcggcacgagttttaagaaatgttaagaaaaatgggtgaaaaaaaagttagtggaataggggttCCACTTgtatgtattagttttaaatgaaatgtgagtgaaatgagttagtggaagttGGGACCATAgaattaccatttatggtaaatgtgaaccgggactcctattcgcgaacagactaaaatggaaaaacgagactcctattcgcagacagATGGAGTAATTATATAATGATTAAAAGAATACAGTAAAATCTCTATATATTTATAATCTGGAACCATGGATTTTTATCAAGTTTATATAGAACGTTATCTCAATTTTAGCAATTCTAGTTTTAGATAGAGTTAGTGTGACATAATGTTTTAAAGTGTATTCATTGCATTTATTATAACAAATTAGCAAGGGTTCGTAACTTTTTTATTCCAAAAATAGAGAAGAAATCATACTTACAATACATATTAGCAAGGTGTTTTAATATTTAAGAAGTactactattaaaaaaatagtgagAGACATCTCTTcaaaattattactccatttaaTTTATCATCGTATtgaaacataaatatttttaattaagtgGACCCATCAAAATAGGagaaaattcataattttagaaaaaaatattaattaatttacaaaaGTCTCACTATAATCGATTTTTCCCAGCTGCCGACAAGTCGAAACAAATCTGGATTTTATGTAAGTTGGCAAAGGTTTGTGGTACAATTCATTGAGTGAGATGTTACATTGAAAATATTGTACACTATTTTGTCCTTTAAGTAAATGATTGAGAACCAATTAAAAGTTAGTAAACAAAACTTGTTTTTATTTGCATGAATGGGCAAGTCACGGGTGAAATA
Proteins encoded in this window:
- the LOC121740785 gene encoding histone acetyltransferase HAC1-like isoform X7, with translation MRAFWIALYSCLAWNCVTHHTGQISGQIPNQAGTMLPGLPQQNGNLMLSQMQNSNFHRNVPNMDPETIKRRKYMQEKIWNFLMQRRQQSPEVPNRRMVDLVKRLEDGLFRNAMTMEEYLNLDTLERRLLILIKRFPTSNRNQQLSQANSSPSVGTMIPTPGFQQTGNSSFAGTSLVDNSFVNSSSNSIASSTVNPGSFFPTQNGSSGIVHGALTGGYQQSSNAFMVNHGGNNMMMSMGAQRMTSQMIPTTGINNSNSNNMIANTSNNKSLKIESSDVGAHSDVDSTTASQPTLQKQHVGSQNSRVLHNIGGQMGSGGSSMLQQKNFGITHGPLSGGFGMMGKNMPVMNSPGTTEGHLSGTIRGNSTKPLSQHLDQLQQRPVTQGDAYGIGATGSGNMYIPATTVGSTISNPSLNSISMQSMHTADSHLMTNNQSNVCSSQQATVDPHSIDQSQKVNFQSQYPVKENLVQPHQQQLLQQPSQQFQQQKPSQNQLQQKRQMPNQYLMRNDSFGQSHLSPSIIFEVKQEIGTEHYNEDIQSKVTHSFHSDMQNQFQSNSVDSHPGAAQPFSHSSVPHDAPSLHPLQFVCKTSDFTSPCGGVQPDAALGSQRYSKPPDVDASGRLPIDQTIQNEKYQRVMRQDGAQLNNLSSEESVIDHSVNSRSTEPVNTSDPASQTYSVIREKQFKNQQRWLLFLRHARRCHFLEGKCPEPNCLTAQKLLKHIGSCNNFDCSYPRCRVTWDLVNHHRRCQDTNCPVCIPVKNFMQTHFKAFARSNLRSGLPTVVNESSNAHDIAGTLGRSTPKMDPVMAETPEDLQPPIKRVKVEQSLQSLVTVSDGHIHDVQHSEKDHDYHIPVKPEISDLKVVEKAPVNVAQECPNIGITKDNVDDAYIQTLKGDGATLRDSVGCGAQQPMKTEKDTMQAKLENTSLPPEGSSKSGKPKIKGVSMIELFTPEMVRQHIMGLRQWVGQSKAKAERNQAMEHSMSENSCQLCAVERLSFEPPPVYCTLCSIRIKRNGMYYSFGSGETRYCFCNHCYNSSHGDTIAVDGTTIPKGRVEKKKNDEETEEWWVQCDKCEAWQHQICALFNGRRNNGGEAEYTCPNCYMAEVEMGERAPLPQSAVLGAKDLPRSQLSDHLEQRLIVELKRERLDRARHQGKSYDEVPGAEELVVRVVSSVDKKLDVKPRFLEIFQEENYPTEYPYKSKAVLLFQRIEGVEVCLFGMYVQEFGSECQQPNNRRVYISYLDSVKYFRPEVKTVSGEALRTFVYHEILIGYLDYCKMRGFTSCYIWACPPLKGEDYILYCHPEIQKTPKSDKLREWYLAMLRKATRENIVVELTNMYEHFFVSTGECKAKVTASRLPYFDGDYWPGAAEDFIYQFQQEEDGRKHSKKGALKKSITKRALRASGQTDLSSNALKDLMLMHKLGDSITQCKEDFIMVHLQHSCSHCCILIFSGKRWVCKQCKKFHLCDKCYDAERKRDDRERHPVNYKDVHALYPVDVAEVPDDTKDNENLESEFFDTRQAFLSLCQGNYYQYDTLRRAKHSSMMVLYHLHNPTAPAFVITCTKCNLDIESGQGWRCETCPEYDICNACYQKDGGKDHPHKLTKNQSIDPNAQNKEAKQLRLSQVRKMLDLLVHASQCRSTLCRYPNCRKVKGLFRHGILCKRRAAGGCHMCTKMWQLLQLHARACKESDCNVPRCRDLREHLRRLQHQADSRRRAAVMEMMRQRAAEVAGSS